A stretch of the Sulfurimonas sp. HSL3-1 genome encodes the following:
- a CDS encoding TIR domain-containing protein gives MARRAFYSFHYKPDNWRVSQVRNMGVIDGNKPVSDNDWETVKKGGDPAIQRWIDGQLDGKSVAIILIGENTAGRKWINYEIKKAWNDKKGVLGIYIHNLKDSNGSQSRKGSNPFDAYTLNGTSLANIVKAYDPPYSTSTYVYDHIKENLATWIEKAIEIRNKYD, from the coding sequence ATGGCTCGTAGAGCATTTTACAGTTTTCACTACAAACCAGATAACTGGCGAGTTTCCCAAGTACGAAATATGGGTGTTATTGATGGAAACAAACCTGTTTCTGACAATGATTGGGAGACTGTCAAAAAAGGTGGTGATCCAGCCATTCAAAGATGGATAGATGGTCAATTAGATGGAAAATCTGTTGCTATTATTCTTATTGGTGAAAATACTGCTGGAAGAAAGTGGATTAACTATGAAATCAAAAAAGCGTGGAATGACAAAAAGGGAGTACTAGGAATATATATTCATAATTTGAAGGATAGTAATGGAAGTCAATCGCGCAAGGGGTCTAATCCATTCGATGCATATACTTTAAATGGCACATCACTAGCAAATATTGTCAAAGCATATGATCCTCCATATTCTACTAGCACATACGTTTATGACCATATAAAAGAGAATCTTGCCACTTGGATTGAAAAAGCCATCGAGATTCGAAACAAATACGACTAA
- a CDS encoding TIR domain-containing protein, which translates to MAVLRKSDLLARYNAAQSTLFEEYREKQWASNSLNEVFESFSFTETYDIFLSHAYSDARIVKQIRDMLLKQGYSVYVDWIEDNQLNRDHVSEYTATVLRNRMDHCSSLIYLTSVSASRSVWMPWELGYMDARTRRVAVAPIMEDDEEFEGREYLGLYPYLDLTSDNFYVQRGIGTWVTLKDWMKGENPKKYT; encoded by the coding sequence ATGGCAGTATTGAGAAAATCAGACTTGCTAGCTCGTTACAATGCAGCTCAGTCCACTCTTTTTGAAGAATATCGAGAAAAACAGTGGGCCTCGAATTCTTTAAATGAAGTATTTGAATCGTTTTCTTTTACCGAAACATATGATATTTTTTTATCTCATGCATATTCAGATGCAAGGATTGTAAAGCAAATTCGTGACATGTTACTTAAGCAAGGATATTCTGTTTATGTAGACTGGATAGAAGACAATCAATTAAATAGAGATCATGTATCAGAATATACAGCCACTGTACTTCGAAATAGAATGGATCACTGCTCTTCTTTAATATATTTAACATCAGTATCAGCTAGTCGCTCAGTCTGGATGCCATGGGAATTAGGTTATATGGATGCACGTACTAGAAGGGTTGCTGTCGCACCAATCATGGAAGATGATGAAGAGTTTGAAGGGCGAGAATACCTTGGATTGTACCCCTATTTAGATCTAACTAGTGACAATTTCTACGTTCAAAGAGGCATTGGAACATGGGTAACCTTAAAGGATTGGATGAAAGGTGAAAATCCGAAAAAATACACATGA
- a CDS encoding cache domain-containing protein, with protein MKVLRGIRSAALLLFIWTAVNLAAAEPVAYEHKETRDLVAFVQAAADAVAKEGEAVFPAFRQKGGKWFRGDRYIFVWDLKGNRYVYPPDLAHEKRNLIGLTDVGGKPIGRMIVDAAASKAGRGWVHYQWNRPGETAPIWKSTYIMRSTAPSGKVYLVGSGNYKSVMEKAFLVDEVNAAVALLQKEGKAAFKTLRDKKSRFYFHDTYVFVTSASGVELVNPAFPGIEGRNVLTITDIKEKAIAREYIDLAMLKGEGWVSYYWPRPQAPQIPVQKITYVKKVVVEGEPLIVGAGVYE; from the coding sequence ATGAAAGTTCTACGGGGGATAAGAAGCGCGGCACTGCTGCTTTTCATCTGGACGGCGGTGAACCTTGCCGCCGCGGAGCCGGTGGCGTATGAGCACAAGGAGACCCGCGACCTCGTCGCCTTCGTCCAGGCGGCGGCCGACGCGGTCGCCAAGGAGGGCGAAGCCGTCTTCCCCGCTTTCAGACAAAAAGGCGGGAAGTGGTTCCGGGGCGACAGGTACATCTTTGTCTGGGACCTCAAAGGCAACCGCTACGTCTATCCGCCCGATCTTGCGCATGAGAAGCGGAACCTCATCGGGCTCACAGACGTCGGGGGCAAACCGATCGGGCGGATGATCGTCGATGCGGCCGCGAGCAAAGCGGGCAGAGGGTGGGTCCACTACCAGTGGAACCGCCCGGGAGAGACGGCGCCCATCTGGAAATCCACCTACATCATGCGAAGCACCGCCCCCTCGGGCAAGGTCTACCTCGTCGGCAGCGGCAACTATAAAAGCGTGATGGAAAAGGCGTTCCTCGTCGATGAAGTCAACGCCGCCGTCGCCCTGCTTCAAAAGGAGGGAAAGGCCGCCTTTAAAACCCTGCGCGACAAGAAGAGCCGCTTCTATTTCCACGACACCTACGTCTTCGTCACCTCCGCCTCCGGCGTCGAACTGGTCAACCCGGCCTTTCCCGGCATCGAAGGGCGCAACGTCCTGACGATCACGGACATCAAGGAGAAGGCCATCGCGCGGGAGTACATCGACCTGGCTATGCTCAAAGGAGAGGGGTGGGTCTCCTACTACTGGCCCCGCCCGCAGGCCCCGCAGATCCCTGTCCAGAAGATCACCTATGTCAAAAAGGTCGTTGTGGAAGGAGAACCCCTCATCGTCGGGGCGGGGGTATACGAATAA
- a CDS encoding TIR domain-containing protein: MARKCFFSFHYKPDNWRVSQVRNIGTIEGNKPAKDNDWETVVGGGDKKIKEWISSQMKGRTCTVILAGSKTANRKWINHEIVESWNRGLGVLVIHIHNLKDVNGKQSSKGANPLFYITHIPTKKRLSSIAKSYDPPYKLSSNVYNHIAENIDYWIEEAIKIRKAYD; the protein is encoded by the coding sequence ATGGCTAGAAAGTGTTTTTTTAGTTTTCATTACAAACCAGACAATTGGCGTGTTTCACAAGTTAGAAATATTGGGACAATCGAAGGAAATAAGCCTGCCAAGGACAATGATTGGGAAACTGTCGTTGGTGGAGGTGACAAAAAAATTAAAGAGTGGATATCCAGTCAAATGAAAGGAAGAACATGTACGGTTATCCTAGCGGGCTCAAAAACTGCTAACAGGAAATGGATTAATCATGAGATTGTTGAGTCTTGGAACAGGGGTTTGGGTGTGTTGGTCATTCACATTCACAATTTAAAAGATGTTAATGGCAAACAGTCTTCAAAGGGTGCAAACCCTCTCTTTTATATTACTCATATTCCGACAAAAAAAAGACTATCATCCATTGCCAAGTCCTATGACCCTCCATATAAGTTAAGTAGTAATGTCTACAATCACATTGCAGAAAACATTGACTATTGGATAGAAGAAGCAATTAAAATCCGAAAAGCCTATGATTAA
- a CDS encoding DEAD/DEAH box helicase: MQAKLYAYLKKGSLPDVLICEDAAEAQQLRDLCRFKEIDAVVLPDFRATWLDDLRPFSEELSQMAEALRSYYEADKKPLVIAPFKSLLFPLPKTNLLRTKQIAFGDRLDLSGLKTELLHWGYSFVDLVEMEGEVSFRGDIIDVFAPGTESPYRISLFDDEIEQIKAFEVETQRTVGEELEGFELHSAPYAFDEAGYERIVAAVEASTSDSFVKDIDSLGFWYLDGDAENFLEGKKVAAVKRLDAMIGEAYTLNTPQVEATDFESVAVLPEDDRVKALAVTDVKTLLEVHPNKKVTIIASSDAQLKQAGIFDTKGITVKRSGEIVNLITDTELIISLNKPVRKKRRRKSSLLLDDLKPGDYVVHEEHGVGIFEAIEQAEILGSVRDFIAIKYQGDERVLLPVENLDAIDRYIAGAGAPPVLDRLGKGSFGRLKEKVKKRLFEIASEIVNTAAQRALISAPVIETDAKEVQAFQSRAGFEYTEDQARSIAEIIAEVGSGHVMDRLLSGDVGFGKTEVAMNAMFAAASAGYQSAVIVPTTLLSSQHFASLKERFAEYDFHIAKIDRFVTPKVKKAVEAGLADGSIDMVVGTHALFGTKFAKLGLVVIDEEHKFGVKQKEKLKTLYEKTHLLTMSATPIPRSLNQALSSIKTLSTLMTPPGERQGVRTFVKAYDEKLVKEVILRELRRGGQVFYVYNSIDHMPIKLGELKAILPDLRILMLHSQVGAVETEKELLKFQAGEYDLMLATSIIESGIHMPRVNTMIIDGADRFGIADLHQLRGRVGRGHTEGFAYFIVEDKELITEEAKKRLVALESNSFLGSGSVLAYHDLEIRGGGNLVGDAQSGHIKNIGYSLYLRMLEDAIKELSNKKETPKAKVDLKLAVSAYISDELVAEDRLRLELYRRLSLCETPTEVYEIEEEVTERFGRPDGPTKQFFELMVIKLMGLEKHIKMLSSYGQNITIEYLNGSKEFVNADSKDDDDIIKAVLHYLRTAKPKVL, from the coding sequence ATGCAGGCCAAGCTCTACGCCTACCTGAAAAAGGGTAGCCTCCCCGACGTACTCATCTGTGAAGACGCTGCCGAAGCGCAGCAGCTCCGCGACCTTTGCCGCTTCAAGGAGATCGACGCGGTCGTTCTCCCCGACTTCCGCGCGACTTGGCTTGATGACCTGCGCCCCTTCAGCGAAGAGCTGAGCCAGATGGCAGAGGCGCTGCGCAGTTACTACGAGGCAGATAAAAAGCCCCTCGTCATCGCCCCCTTCAAAAGCCTCCTCTTCCCGCTGCCCAAAACGAACCTGCTGCGCACAAAGCAGATCGCCTTCGGCGACCGCCTCGACCTCTCCGGCCTCAAAACGGAGCTGCTCCACTGGGGCTATAGCTTCGTCGACCTCGTGGAGATGGAGGGGGAGGTCTCCTTCCGCGGTGACATCATCGACGTCTTCGCCCCCGGCACGGAGAGCCCCTACCGCATTTCCCTCTTCGACGACGAGATCGAGCAGATCAAGGCCTTCGAGGTGGAGACCCAGCGCACCGTCGGCGAGGAGCTCGAGGGGTTCGAGCTGCACAGCGCCCCCTACGCCTTCGACGAGGCCGGCTACGAGCGCATCGTTGCGGCGGTAGAAGCCTCAACGAGCGACAGCTTCGTCAAGGACATCGACTCACTGGGCTTCTGGTACCTGGACGGCGATGCCGAGAACTTCCTGGAAGGCAAAAAGGTCGCCGCCGTCAAACGCCTCGACGCGATGATCGGCGAGGCCTACACCCTCAACACCCCGCAGGTAGAGGCAACGGATTTTGAATCCGTCGCGGTGCTCCCCGAGGACGACCGGGTCAAGGCCCTCGCGGTCACCGACGTCAAAACCCTGCTGGAGGTCCACCCGAACAAGAAGGTGACGATTATTGCCAGCAGCGACGCGCAGCTGAAGCAGGCGGGCATCTTCGACACGAAGGGCATCACGGTCAAGCGCTCCGGCGAGATCGTCAACCTCATTACCGACACCGAGCTCATCATCTCCCTGAACAAACCGGTGCGCAAAAAGCGCCGCCGCAAGAGCAGCCTGCTCCTCGACGACCTCAAGCCCGGCGACTACGTCGTCCACGAGGAGCACGGGGTCGGGATCTTCGAGGCCATCGAACAGGCGGAGATTTTGGGAAGCGTGCGCGACTTCATCGCCATCAAGTACCAGGGCGACGAGCGGGTCCTGCTGCCGGTGGAGAACCTCGACGCCATCGACCGCTACATCGCGGGCGCCGGGGCGCCGCCGGTGCTCGACCGCCTGGGCAAGGGGAGCTTCGGCCGTCTCAAGGAGAAGGTCAAGAAGCGCCTCTTCGAGATCGCCTCGGAGATCGTCAACACCGCCGCCCAGCGCGCGCTTATCAGCGCCCCCGTCATCGAGACGGACGCCAAGGAGGTGCAGGCGTTCCAGTCCCGCGCGGGCTTCGAGTACACCGAGGACCAGGCGCGCTCCATCGCCGAGATCATCGCCGAAGTAGGCAGCGGCCACGTTATGGACCGGCTGCTCAGCGGGGACGTCGGCTTCGGCAAGACCGAGGTGGCGATGAACGCAATGTTCGCCGCGGCCTCCGCGGGGTACCAGTCGGCCGTCATCGTACCGACGACCCTGCTCAGCTCCCAGCACTTCGCCTCGCTCAAGGAGCGCTTCGCCGAGTATGACTTCCACATCGCCAAAATAGACCGCTTCGTCACCCCCAAGGTGAAGAAGGCCGTCGAGGCGGGATTGGCGGATGGGAGCATCGACATGGTCGTCGGCACCCATGCGCTCTTCGGGACGAAGTTCGCCAAACTGGGCCTCGTCGTCATCGACGAAGAGCACAAGTTCGGCGTCAAACAAAAAGAGAAGCTCAAAACGCTTTATGAGAAGACGCACCTGCTCACCATGAGCGCCACGCCGATTCCGCGCAGCCTCAACCAGGCGCTCAGCTCCATCAAGACCCTCAGCACCCTCATGACCCCTCCGGGCGAACGGCAGGGGGTGCGCACCTTCGTCAAGGCCTACGACGAGAAACTCGTCAAAGAGGTCATTTTGCGCGAGCTGCGCCGGGGCGGGCAGGTCTTTTACGTCTACAACTCCATCGACCATATGCCCATAAAGCTGGGCGAACTCAAGGCGATCCTCCCGGACCTTCGCATCCTGATGCTCCACTCGCAGGTGGGCGCCGTCGAGACGGAAAAGGAGCTGCTGAAGTTCCAGGCCGGCGAGTACGACCTCATGCTGGCGACCTCCATCATCGAGTCGGGCATCCACATGCCGCGGGTCAACACGATGATCATCGACGGGGCCGACCGCTTCGGCATCGCCGACCTGCACCAGCTCCGCGGCCGCGTCGGCCGGGGCCATACGGAGGGGTTCGCCTACTTCATCGTCGAGGACAAGGAGCTCATTACCGAGGAAGCGAAGAAGCGCCTCGTCGCTCTGGAGTCCAACTCCTTCCTCGGCAGCGGTTCCGTGCTGGCCTACCATGACCTCGAGATCCGGGGCGGGGGGAACCTCGTGGGCGACGCGCAGAGCGGGCACATCAAGAACATCGGCTACTCTCTCTACCTGCGGATGCTCGAGGACGCCATCAAGGAGCTGAGCAACAAGAAAGAGACGCCCAAGGCGAAGGTGGACCTCAAGCTCGCCGTCAGCGCCTACATCAGCGATGAGCTCGTCGCCGAGGACCGCCTGCGCCTGGAGCTCTACCGCCGCCTCAGCCTCTGCGAGACCCCGACGGAGGTCTACGAGATCGAGGAGGAGGTCACGGAGCGTTTCGGACGCCCGGACGGCCCGACCAAGCAGTTCTTCGAGTTGATGGTCATCAAGCTGATGGGGCTGGAGAAGCACATCAAGATGCTCAGCTCCTACGGCCAGAACATCACCATCGAATACCTCAACGGCTCGAAAGAGTTCGTCAACGCCGACAGCAAAGACGACGACGATATCATCAAGGCCGTGCTGCACTACCTGCGTACGGCGAAGCCGAAGGTGCTGTAA
- a CDS encoding TIR domain-containing protein has protein sequence MQQLVEEVFVTEGIPKFTFVKPPNFNEILLDIRHPGKPVIIEGQSGTGKTTCVRKILEQLGGEAAEYLTARDATNIHRIEEIIRSRAPGRFVIDDFHRLATETQEQLANIAKFAAESGQTSTSQTKLVLIGINQVGSELIQLVPDIAKRTGIHRIQAGSKVDIERLIKEGSAALNVDIPDVESVFKESRGDYWLTQQLCQTICIMNDVLETLDNKRELSFDIALLRKRVVERLSAAFYPAVKEFCRGVRFRPNNDPYLKLLQKISQQESSIVDLNELANSNEDIRGSINNIKGSRLAILLRDKPTCARHFYYNAETTNFAIEDPALFYFLKHLDWAKLRHDCGFRAAGRDVEYDFAVSFAGENRELAREIAQQLSLLDAHVFYDEHFEANFLGGAWSTQFERIFGSDSRLVVCLLDNYYREKIWPTFERECFLPRVPDGDVIPIFLDDTTFVGIPKDIIGIHFKRDENPESESARVTDEIAFKLIERLG, from the coding sequence ATGCAACAGCTAGTCGAAGAAGTCTTTGTAACTGAGGGTATTCCAAAGTTCACATTTGTGAAACCTCCAAATTTCAACGAAATTTTATTAGACATTCGTCATCCAGGGAAACCAGTGATAATTGAGGGGCAGTCCGGTACTGGGAAGACAACGTGTGTGCGAAAAATTCTTGAACAACTTGGTGGCGAAGCTGCAGAATACTTAACGGCCAGAGATGCGACCAATATACATCGTATCGAGGAAATTATACGATCCAGAGCACCCGGACGTTTTGTCATTGACGATTTCCATCGTCTCGCCACCGAAACACAGGAGCAACTTGCCAATATCGCAAAGTTCGCTGCTGAATCCGGCCAGACCAGTACATCGCAAACTAAATTAGTTCTTATTGGGATAAACCAGGTTGGATCGGAGTTAATACAATTAGTACCAGATATTGCCAAGCGAACTGGAATCCACCGGATACAAGCGGGATCCAAAGTAGATATAGAACGACTCATTAAAGAGGGATCTGCTGCGCTAAACGTGGATATCCCAGATGTAGAATCAGTATTCAAAGAATCACGTGGCGACTATTGGCTTACACAGCAACTATGTCAAACGATCTGTATAATGAATGATGTGCTGGAAACGTTAGACAATAAACGCGAACTTTCATTCGATATTGCACTCTTGAGAAAAAGAGTTGTGGAGAGGCTTTCTGCTGCATTTTATCCCGCAGTTAAGGAGTTCTGTAGAGGGGTACGTTTTAGGCCCAACAACGACCCCTATTTAAAACTTCTGCAGAAAATCAGTCAACAGGAAAGCTCAATAGTCGATCTGAATGAACTCGCAAATTCAAATGAAGATATCCGCGGTAGCATTAATAATATCAAGGGGAGTCGCCTAGCAATCCTCCTGAGAGATAAACCGACTTGTGCACGCCACTTTTACTACAATGCCGAAACGACAAACTTCGCAATCGAAGATCCTGCACTTTTTTATTTCCTCAAACACTTAGATTGGGCGAAGTTAAGACATGATTGCGGATTCAGAGCTGCGGGACGAGACGTTGAATATGACTTTGCAGTCTCATTTGCAGGTGAGAACAGGGAACTTGCTCGTGAGATAGCCCAGCAGCTTTCTCTTCTCGATGCTCATGTATTTTACGATGAACACTTCGAAGCTAACTTTCTTGGTGGCGCCTGGTCAACTCAATTTGAGCGAATCTTTGGGAGCGACTCTCGTCTTGTAGTTTGTCTTTTAGACAACTATTATCGTGAGAAAATCTGGCCAACCTTTGAACGAGAATGTTTTCTTCCCCGCGTACCAGACGGCGATGTTATTCCTATTTTCTTGGACGACACAACATTTGTGGGAATTCCAAAGGATATTATAGGGATTCACTTCAAACGAGACGAAAATCCAGAGTCAGAGAGCGCACGTGTTACGGATGAAATTGCTTTCAAACTTATAGAGAGGCTTGGTTAA
- a CDS encoding CBASS cGAMP-activated phospholipase — MPLSLPLLGVRIHLSGAIPEDSTPEQEAGIRKFVEKFARKIFSEGGVLIHGSHPTFLEPLETAARQFIEADGEKDSLVLVRAQKFAISTEHLEEIERQRKFASVQIMPSAPGDPNENLIPMREWMAERSDVIVCIGGKWWDTNKKRAGVPLELDAMLSLGKPGFIITSFGGATAGYVKEDSTLISRLKNGLSDIQNQKIAENETVEELTETIVTQLKLLPLVRESVSQGRNFRILVLDGGGLRGTFTAAVLAKWDDMIKSGGGNDLIKHFDLVAGTSTGAILAIGLSLGLTPAEILDFYKEKGSSIFPKNRKLRHWLKSKHESATLRDMLKDVFGDKTLSHDSCCRLVIPTVRALHGKAEVITTAHSEDRTAFRDITAVEAALASSAAPTYFDEATYEGPITIEKFIDGGIWANNPILPALAEAVRYLNIPMDRIDVLSIGTMSHEIDFTESLGKGKFGWAEDSTDLFFSAQEHAASIMADGFLGPAHHLRINQQASSEIKLDDAEAIAELTSRGNDIGKDSFVAVRSRFFDGTHVPDWRITEY, encoded by the coding sequence ATGCCACTTAGCTTGCCTTTACTTGGAGTAAGAATTCATCTGTCCGGTGCAATCCCTGAAGATTCAACCCCTGAACAAGAAGCAGGAATACGAAAATTTGTTGAAAAATTTGCACGTAAGATATTCAGTGAAGGAGGGGTATTAATTCACGGAAGCCATCCCACATTTTTGGAGCCACTTGAGACTGCTGCAAGACAATTCATCGAAGCAGATGGAGAAAAAGACTCTCTTGTTCTTGTCCGTGCCCAAAAGTTTGCTATCTCAACTGAACACTTGGAAGAAATTGAGCGTCAAAGAAAATTCGCTTCTGTCCAAATAATGCCTTCTGCTCCTGGAGACCCAAATGAGAATTTGATCCCGATGCGAGAATGGATGGCTGAACGTTCAGATGTCATTGTATGTATTGGTGGCAAATGGTGGGATACAAACAAGAAACGAGCGGGGGTTCCTCTCGAATTGGATGCTATGTTATCACTAGGAAAGCCCGGATTTATTATTACTAGTTTTGGAGGTGCAACAGCTGGCTATGTTAAAGAAGATTCAACATTAATTTCTCGTCTCAAAAATGGCCTTTCAGATATACAAAACCAAAAGATTGCAGAAAATGAAACTGTTGAAGAACTTACAGAAACAATTGTCACTCAATTAAAACTTTTACCACTAGTTCGAGAAAGTGTTTCACAAGGACGTAATTTCCGCATATTAGTTCTTGATGGTGGTGGTTTACGGGGCACGTTCACTGCCGCTGTCCTTGCAAAATGGGATGACATGATTAAGAGTGGTGGTGGTAATGATCTAATTAAGCACTTTGATCTTGTAGCAGGGACATCAACAGGAGCGATACTTGCCATCGGACTTAGTCTTGGACTAACACCAGCTGAAATACTAGATTTTTATAAAGAAAAAGGATCAAGTATTTTCCCCAAAAATAGAAAATTGCGCCATTGGCTTAAGTCCAAACATGAATCAGCAACTCTCCGTGATATGCTAAAAGATGTTTTTGGCGATAAAACACTCTCTCATGACTCGTGTTGCAGACTTGTCATTCCAACAGTACGCGCTCTCCATGGGAAAGCCGAGGTAATTACTACAGCTCATAGCGAAGACCGCACTGCATTCCGTGATATCACTGCTGTTGAGGCAGCACTTGCATCCTCTGCAGCACCAACATATTTTGATGAGGCCACATATGAAGGGCCAATCACAATAGAAAAGTTCATTGATGGTGGAATTTGGGCCAATAATCCGATACTTCCAGCATTGGCAGAGGCTGTCCGATATCTTAATATCCCCATGGATAGAATAGATGTTCTAAGTATAGGAACGATGAGCCACGAAATTGATTTTACTGAATCACTAGGAAAAGGTAAGTTTGGATGGGCAGAAGACAGTACGGATCTCTTTTTTTCCGCGCAAGAGCATGCTGCTTCTATTATGGCTGACGGCTTTCTCGGTCCAGCTCACCATCTTCGCATTAATCAACAAGCATCAAGTGAAATCAAATTGGATGATGCAGAAGCAATCGCAGAATTGACTTCGCGGGGAAACGATATAGGCAAAGACTCATTTGTTGCAGTCCGATCACGATTCTTTGATGGAACTCATGTTCCTGATTGGCGCATAACAGAATATTAG
- a CDS encoding protein adenylyltransferase SelO, producing the protein MKAAIETPTAVKSLDDLAALANYSLVDTLTPDPEATADGVDHAPRQVFSGHYVPVNPTPIETPVYIAHSETFFRELGFSDALATSEDFMRMFSGDSSQLPEPLRRRGWATGYALSIYGTEYYEQCPFRTGNGYGDGRAVSILEAVINGQRWEMQLKGGGRTPYCRGADGRAVLRSSIREFLAQEHMHALGVKTSRSLSLYTSKTETVARPWFNNGSYSRNPEVMLEEAVAITTRVAPSFIRVGQVELFGRRARKNEHPKALEELEQIVLHLIDREYSDTIDTSLPLRDKVLLLATAFRDRLTTLVAEWIRVGYCQGNFNSDNTAAGGFTLDYGPFGFIEMFDPRYQPWTGGGDHFSFLNQPQAAETNFAMFCTALKPLLTSDEKAVNELDMLTLRFARAMQGKMIPMWASKLGLHKLDAPLFNELVTLMIETGVDYTIFFRELSSVPEDIAPLTKSFYGDGVKDAALLNRWSEWLEKWKGVVQTTNPDDINATSPESREALSRQMKAVNPKYTLREWFLVPAYQQAADGDYTLIKELQAVMTDPYAEQSEATAAKYYRKKPTEYFEIAGISHVTCSS; encoded by the coding sequence ATGAAAGCAGCAATTGAAACCCCTACAGCGGTAAAGAGCCTTGACGATCTCGCGGCGCTGGCGAACTACTCGCTTGTGGACACGTTGACCCCCGACCCCGAGGCGACGGCGGACGGCGTTGACCACGCGCCGCGGCAGGTCTTCAGCGGGCATTATGTGCCTGTGAACCCCACGCCCATAGAAACCCCCGTGTACATCGCGCACAGCGAGACCTTTTTCCGTGAACTGGGCTTTAGCGACGCGTTGGCAACCTCGGAGGATTTTATGCGGATGTTCTCCGGCGACAGTTCGCAGCTCCCCGAGCCGCTGCGCCGCCGGGGCTGGGCGACGGGGTACGCGCTTTCCATCTACGGGACTGAATACTACGAGCAGTGCCCCTTCCGTACGGGCAACGGCTACGGCGACGGGCGCGCGGTTTCCATCCTTGAAGCGGTCATCAACGGGCAGCGCTGGGAGATGCAGCTCAAAGGCGGCGGCAGGACACCCTACTGCCGCGGTGCCGACGGCCGCGCCGTGCTGCGTTCCAGCATCCGCGAGTTTCTGGCGCAGGAGCACATGCACGCCCTGGGCGTAAAAACATCGCGCTCCCTGAGCCTCTACACCTCGAAGACGGAGACGGTCGCGCGGCCGTGGTTCAACAACGGCTCCTACTCGCGAAACCCCGAAGTCATGCTCGAGGAGGCCGTGGCCATCACCACGCGGGTCGCCCCCTCTTTCATCCGGGTGGGGCAGGTCGAACTTTTCGGCCGGCGGGCGCGCAAGAACGAACACCCCAAAGCGCTGGAAGAGCTCGAACAGATCGTCCTGCACCTCATCGACCGTGAGTACAGCGACACTATCGACACCTCACTTCCCCTCCGGGACAAAGTGCTCCTGCTGGCAACGGCATTCCGCGACCGTCTCACCACGCTGGTGGCGGAGTGGATACGCGTGGGCTACTGCCAGGGCAACTTCAACAGCGACAACACCGCCGCCGGCGGCTTCACCCTCGATTACGGTCCCTTCGGGTTCATCGAGATGTTCGACCCGCGCTACCAGCCGTGGACGGGCGGAGGAGACCACTTCTCCTTCCTGAACCAGCCCCAGGCCGCGGAAACGAACTTTGCAATGTTCTGCACCGCGCTGAAGCCGCTGCTGACGTCGGATGAAAAGGCAGTGAACGAGCTGGACATGCTGACCCTTCGATTTGCAAGAGCGATGCAGGGGAAAATGATCCCCATGTGGGCATCCAAGCTGGGGCTGCATAAGCTGGATGCACCGCTGTTCAACGAACTGGTGACGTTGATGATCGAGACGGGGGTGGATTACACCATCTTCTTCCGCGAACTCTCATCCGTGCCCGAAGATATCGCCCCGCTGACGAAGAGCTTTTACGGCGACGGGGTCAAAGATGCCGCGCTGCTGAACCGCTGGAGCGAATGGCTGGAGAAGTGGAAGGGTGTCGTACAGACGACGAACCCCGACGACATCAACGCCACGTCGCCGGAATCCCGCGAAGCGCTCTCACGCCAGATGAAGGCCGTCAACCCCAAATACACCTTGAGGGAGTGGTTCCTCGTCCCGGCCTACCAGCAGGCCGCCGACGGGGACTATACGCTCATCAAAGAGCTGCAGGCCGTCATGACGGACCCCTACGCCGAGCAGTCCGAAGCGACCGCGGCGAAGTACTACCGGAAAAAGCCCACCGAGTACTTCGAGATCGCGGGCATCTCCCACGTCACCTGTTCCTCTTAA